In Geitlerinema sp. PCC 9228, one DNA window encodes the following:
- a CDS encoding UPF0182 family protein, which yields MRSRERAFYQRATVILPVAVVLFILLLSSGTLLHLLTESWWFDAVGFSSVFWTIKLWQIAIWIATFAIFALFMWGNYAIAARVTRYSTYRLLESNKFAIYAQTIPKYVVPVVIFLISLAAAGSSIGSWETILKFLNANNFGENDPIFNLDLGFYIFQLPLFENLFGWLLGLIFCGLLVSIPIYILKGSISLERGWQRFIYGGAKTHITLLLAAIALLVGVGFWLQRYELLYSQTGVVAGAGYTDTHARLMGLSVMSVIGIALAVLLLLSLRQMSFKLPAYGLGVYVLATILLTTAYPGFQQNFIVEPNELQKEKPYIKNNIALTRKAYHLDKVQRQSYPAEGDLDRQDLEENQTTIRNIRLWDYRPLLTSYGQLQEIRPYYNFRDIDVDRYTINGEYRQVMLSARELSNAPRNSWVSERLKYTHGYGLVMSPVNVVTPQGLPELFIKDIPPVSEIDLEVERSGIYYGQETDNYVFTGTSTEEFDYPLGDRNAKTMYSGEGGVLMESFLKRLAYAMDLGSLKILISPYFTDSSRVHYYRDIEERVGRVAPFLRLDSDPYITLINGELKWAIEGYTVSDRFPYSEPVSSINRAGTFLGRGGSQKLISGGFNYVRNSVKVVVDAYDGSMDFYTVDAEDPILATYRQIFPDLFEPQETVPPEVKDHFRYPFDLFQIQAQMYLSYHMSDPEVFYNREDLWRFPNENYQGSQRPVSPYYIIMRLPEEEQEEFLLILPFTPVQKDNMIAWMAARSDKEDYGKLLLYEFPKQELIFGPSQIEARINQNPEISEQLSLWDQQGSRVIRGNLLVIPIEKSLLYIEPIYLRAEQGELPELKRVIASYNEQVVMRPDLQSSLAAIFGEEKATPAARPTPTDGEAGVPANLIQQAQQTFDRAQQAAREGNWAEYGRQTAELEKILQQLSEQ from the coding sequence ATGAGAAGCCGAGAACGCGCTTTTTACCAACGAGCCACGGTGATTCTTCCCGTGGCAGTGGTTCTGTTTATCCTATTGCTATCTTCTGGTACGCTGCTGCATTTGCTCACCGAATCCTGGTGGTTTGATGCTGTAGGATTTTCTAGTGTTTTCTGGACGATCAAACTTTGGCAAATTGCCATTTGGATTGCCACATTTGCTATATTTGCCCTGTTTATGTGGGGGAACTATGCCATTGCCGCGCGCGTTACTCGCTACTCCACCTACCGTCTCCTAGAAAGTAATAAATTCGCTATTTACGCCCAAACCATTCCCAAATACGTGGTTCCGGTGGTCATTTTCTTGATTTCTCTGGCAGCCGCCGGTAGCAGTATTGGCAGTTGGGAAACCATTTTAAAATTTCTGAACGCCAACAATTTCGGGGAAAACGACCCCATTTTTAACCTGGATTTGGGGTTTTATATCTTCCAGTTGCCTCTATTTGAAAATCTGTTTGGTTGGTTGCTCGGTCTGATTTTCTGCGGGTTGCTGGTCTCCATTCCTATTTATATCCTCAAAGGCAGTATTAGCCTGGAACGGGGATGGCAGCGTTTTATTTACGGCGGCGCAAAAACCCATATTACCTTACTTTTAGCTGCGATCGCGCTTTTGGTCGGTGTTGGCTTTTGGTTGCAACGCTACGAACTGCTGTACTCCCAAACTGGCGTGGTGGCTGGTGCTGGCTATACCGACACCCATGCGCGACTGATGGGATTGTCGGTGATGAGCGTGATTGGCATTGCCTTAGCGGTGTTGCTGCTGCTGTCTCTCCGGCAAATGAGCTTCAAACTCCCGGCTTACGGATTGGGGGTTTATGTTTTGGCCACCATTTTGCTAACCACCGCCTATCCCGGATTCCAGCAAAACTTTATCGTGGAACCCAACGAACTCCAGAAAGAAAAACCTTATATCAAAAACAATATTGCCCTCACCCGCAAAGCCTACCATCTGGATAAAGTCCAAAGGCAGTCGTACCCCGCAGAAGGCGATCTCGACCGCCAGGATTTAGAGGAAAATCAAACCACCATTCGCAATATCCGTCTGTGGGATTACCGTCCTTTGCTGACCAGTTACGGCCAGTTGCAAGAAATTCGTCCCTATTATAATTTCCGCGATATTGATGTCGATCGCTATACCATCAACGGCGAATACCGTCAAGTTATGCTTTCGGCGCGGGAACTATCCAATGCTCCTCGCAATAGCTGGGTAAGCGAACGTCTCAAATACACCCACGGCTACGGTTTGGTGATGAGTCCGGTGAATGTGGTGACGCCGCAAGGGTTGCCGGAGTTGTTTATTAAAGATATTCCACCAGTTTCCGAAATTGATTTGGAAGTGGAGCGTTCGGGGATTTACTATGGTCAGGAAACCGATAATTATGTCTTTACGGGAACCAGTACGGAAGAGTTTGACTATCCCCTCGGCGATCGCAATGCCAAAACCATGTACAGTGGAGAAGGCGGCGTTCTCATGGAGTCGTTTTTGAAACGGCTTGCCTATGCCATGGATTTGGGAAGTTTGAAAATTCTGATTTCTCCCTATTTTACCGATAGCTCTCGGGTACACTACTACAGAGACATTGAAGAACGGGTTGGTCGAGTAGCGCCGTTTCTACGATTGGACAGCGATCCTTATATCACCCTCATCAATGGCGAGTTGAAATGGGCGATCGAAGGATATACCGTGAGCGATCGCTTTCCTTACTCCGAACCGGTCTCCAGCATCAACCGCGCCGGTACTTTCTTAGGCAGGGGAGGTTCCCAAAAACTCATTAGCGGTGGCTTCAACTACGTTCGCAACTCGGTGAAAGTGGTTGTGGATGCCTACGACGGCAGCATGGATTTTTACACAGTTGATGCAGAAGACCCGATTCTAGCCACCTATCGCCAAATCTTCCCCGATTTGTTTGAACCTCAAGAAACAGTTCCTCCAGAAGTTAAAGACCACTTCCGCTATCCGTTCGATTTGTTTCAAATCCAAGCGCAGATGTATCTTTCCTACCACATGAGTGACCCGGAAGTGTTCTACAACCGGGAGGATTTGTGGCGCTTTCCTAATGAAAATTACCAGGGTAGCCAACGTCCCGTTTCTCCCTACTATATAATTATGCGTCTGCCGGAGGAAGAACAAGAAGAATTCCTGCTGATTTTGCCCTTTACCCCGGTGCAAAAAGACAATATGATTGCTTGGATGGCGGCGCGTTCCGATAAAGAAGATTACGGTAAATTGTTGCTGTACGAATTTCCCAAGCAAGAGTTAATTTTTGGTCCCAGCCAAATCGAAGCGCGCATCAATCAAAATCCGGAAATTTCTGAACAGTTGAGTTTGTGGGACCAGCAAGGTTCGCGGGTGATTCGCGGTAATTTGTTGGTGATTCCCATTGAAAAATCCTTGCTATATATTGAACCGATCTATTTGCGCGCCGAACAGGGAGAGTTGCCGGAGTTGAAACGGGTTATTGCTTCTTATAACGAACAAGTGGTAATGCGTCCCGATTTACAATCTTCTCTGGCAGCGATTTTTGGTGAAGAAAAAGCAACGCCAGCTGCCAGACCAACTCCCACCGATGGCGAGGCAGGGGTTCCTGCGAATTTGATTCAACAAGCCCAACAAACTTTCGATCGAGCGCAACAAGCGGCGCGGGAAGGAAATTGGGCCGAATACGGACGGCAAACTGCTGAATTGGAGAAAATTCTGCAACAGTTGAGCGAACAATAG
- the dndC gene encoding DNA phosphorothioation system sulfurtransferase DndC, whose amino-acid sequence MNTSQQSQQQPQQRTVAELVEDIEALTSEIQQLYCQDDIPWIVGYSGGKDSSTVLQLVWNAIASLPEEKRTKQIYVLTNDTFVENPLVSAWVQKSLERMKTAAQEQNLPIEPNLTTPAIKDTFWVNLIGKGYPAPRQGFRWCTERMKIQPTNDFIRGAIRENGEIILVLGTRKAESTKRASTMAKHRHWRVRDRLDQNPDHPNSLFYLPIEDWRTDEVWLYLNQYPNPWGHSNKDLFGMYRGATADNECPLVVDTSTPSCGDSRFGCWVCTMVNKDKSMEAMIQNDEEKEWMQPLLDIRNELDVQDDRDRRDFRRIFGKVQLFERNQGGETQVVPIPGPYTKEWREYWLRRVLEAQTQVRENAPDDMKNITLIQPEELSEIRRIWLEEKHEFDDRLPQIYQEATGEPFFDPRPSVGSHLLGIDEWQILEEVTDGDAMHLELMAKLLDTERQYHTMARRVGIYEDLEKCFETSSRSQTEALNNAYKKRDLKEAADRGDVSTVKQLSWADMKFGTATTNTSTVD is encoded by the coding sequence ATGAATACAAGCCAACAATCCCAACAGCAACCACAACAGCGTACGGTCGCTGAATTGGTAGAAGATATTGAAGCGTTAACCTCGGAAATCCAACAACTCTACTGTCAGGATGATATTCCCTGGATTGTTGGTTATTCCGGTGGTAAAGATAGTTCTACAGTTTTGCAGTTGGTTTGGAATGCGATCGCTAGCTTACCAGAAGAAAAAAGAACGAAACAAATTTACGTTTTAACGAACGATACCTTTGTAGAAAATCCTCTTGTATCTGCTTGGGTTCAAAAATCATTAGAACGAATGAAAACTGCTGCCCAAGAACAGAATTTACCTATCGAACCCAATTTAACAACACCAGCAATTAAAGATACATTTTGGGTCAATTTAATTGGTAAAGGATATCCAGCACCTAGACAAGGATTTAGATGGTGTACCGAACGAATGAAAATTCAACCTACTAATGATTTTATTCGCGGAGCAATTCGGGAAAATGGGGAAATAATTTTAGTTTTAGGAACTCGCAAAGCCGAAAGTACAAAACGGGCAAGCACAATGGCAAAACATCGCCATTGGCGAGTACGCGATAGATTAGATCAAAACCCCGACCATCCCAATTCCTTATTTTACTTACCCATTGAAGATTGGCGCACTGATGAAGTATGGCTTTACTTGAACCAATATCCCAATCCTTGGGGACATAGTAACAAAGATTTGTTTGGCATGTATCGGGGAGCAACAGCCGATAATGAATGTCCTTTGGTTGTAGATACTTCTACTCCCAGTTGCGGCGATTCTCGATTTGGCTGCTGGGTCTGTACGATGGTTAATAAAGACAAATCCATGGAGGCCATGATCCAAAACGACGAGGAAAAAGAATGGATGCAGCCTCTATTAGATATTCGCAATGAATTAGACGTACAAGACGATCGCGATCGCCGAGATTTTCGCAGAATTTTTGGCAAAGTGCAACTATTTGAACGCAACCAAGGTGGCGAAACCCAAGTGGTTCCTATTCCCGGTCCTTATACCAAAGAATGGCGAGAATATTGGTTGCGACGTGTACTGGAAGCGCAAACCCAAGTTCGGGAAAATGCGCCAGACGATATGAAAAATATTACCCTCATCCAACCCGAAGAATTAAGCGAAATTCGTCGTATCTGGCTGGAAGAAAAACACGAATTTGACGATCGCTTGCCACAAATTTATCAAGAAGCTACCGGAGAACCCTTTTTCGATCCGCGTCCTAGTGTTGGCAGCCATTTATTGGGAATAGATGAGTGGCAAATTTTAGAAGAAGTCACCGATGGCGATGCCATGCATTTAGAACTAATGGCAAAATTATTGGATACCGAACGCCAATATCATACCATGGCACGTCGCGTTGGCATTTATGAAGATTTGGAAAAATGCTTTGAAACCAGTTCCCGTTCTCAAACAGAAGCGTTAAACAATGCCTACAAGAAACGCGATTTAAAAGAAGCTGCCGATCGCGGTGATGTATCGACTGTGAAACAATTAAGTTGGGCCGATATGAAATTTGGTACTGCCACTACCAATACTAGCACTGTCGATTAA
- a CDS encoding rhomboid family intramembrane serine protease: MKPAIVSWRRKFFLPLQVLAIPWTQEIIDQLFFQGRWNLVVHPRSLEHLGGIFLSAISHSGFPHLISNTIGFAIFSWLILLKSERDFWTSLWIGWIGGGLFCWLLGPYSAHGLSGVVYTLFGYLLTIGWLEKRLLPLGLSVFVMIHYSYLIGGVFPTQPGVAWWGHLFGLLLGIFSAYGVYREKSDRAS; this comes from the coding sequence ATGAAACCAGCAATTGTCAGTTGGCGTCGCAAATTTTTCCTCCCCCTGCAAGTTCTCGCCATTCCCTGGACCCAGGAAATTATCGACCAACTTTTTTTCCAAGGACGGTGGAATTTGGTGGTTCACCCTCGTTCCCTAGAACACCTTGGGGGAATCTTTCTCTCCGCCATTTCCCACAGTGGTTTTCCCCATCTCATTAGCAATACCATCGGATTTGCCATTTTTAGTTGGTTGATTTTGCTCAAAAGCGAACGAGATTTCTGGACCAGCTTATGGATTGGTTGGATAGGCGGCGGTCTGTTTTGCTGGCTGTTGGGTCCTTACAGCGCTCACGGTTTGAGCGGGGTAGTATATACTTTATTTGGTTATTTGCTGACCATCGGCTGGTTGGAAAAACGCTTGCTCCCTTTGGGACTTTCAGTTTTTGTGATGATCCACTATAGCTATTTAATTGGAGGCGTGTTCCCGACCCAGCCAGGGGTAGCTTGGTGGGGACATTTGTTTGGTTTGTTGTTGGGAATCTTTTCTGCTTACGGTGTCTATCGGGAAAAAAGCGATCGCGCCTCGTAA
- a CDS encoding OmpA family protein, with protein MTSSSNSSEPPSRQSSPNPISALLNLIWRLLLLVGGGGVAVLIGMALAQRFATTTPQQPPLVEQWRQQLFSPDPPAEPNFPTSPSPAVEIPKTTLTSQKRQQLQTQLQQLQQEYNQLIGRTSQLEQQLGNTRPLQPLEMRLEILAQQLDAANNGDVVPDTPNTDFTAASKHVGLSENVLSISLPSDFLFENQSVTLKEDTNAILDNLLAELRNYPRSTVLIGAYTDSQPQQKALDFTFQQATAIAEYLQRELSSQYRWIVLGYGSTGFAASGETATTSAEGTANPQTQRRIEVKILPYS; from the coding sequence TTGACTTCATCTAGTAATTCATCGGAACCTCCCTCTCGCCAATCTTCCCCCAATCCCATCTCGGCTTTACTAAACCTAATCTGGCGTTTGCTATTGCTGGTGGGTGGCGGTGGCGTTGCCGTCTTGATAGGCATGGCTTTGGCACAGCGTTTTGCTACCACTACCCCCCAACAACCTCCCTTGGTAGAACAATGGCGGCAGCAACTCTTTTCGCCAGATCCTCCAGCAGAACCCAATTTTCCAACATCACCATCCCCCGCTGTCGAAATTCCCAAAACCACCCTCACTTCCCAAAAACGCCAGCAACTGCAAACCCAACTCCAGCAACTGCAGCAAGAATACAACCAACTCATCGGTCGTACCAGCCAGCTAGAACAACAGTTGGGCAACACCCGTCCTTTGCAACCATTGGAAATGCGCCTAGAAATTTTAGCGCAACAGCTAGATGCCGCCAACAACGGGGATGTGGTACCGGATACTCCCAATACCGATTTTACCGCCGCATCCAAGCATGTGGGACTGTCAGAAAACGTCCTTTCCATTTCTCTGCCCAGCGATTTTTTATTTGAAAACCAAAGCGTTACCTTAAAAGAAGACACCAACGCCATTTTGGATAACTTATTGGCGGAATTGCGCAACTATCCCCGTTCCACAGTTTTGATTGGCGCTTATACCGATAGCCAACCCCAACAGAAGGCTTTGGATTTTACTTTTCAACAAGCCACCGCGATCGCCGAATATCTCCAACGGGAACTATCTTCTCAATATCGCTGGATCGTGCTAGGGTACGGTTCGACGGGGTTCGCTGCCAGTGGGGAAACAGCAACCACCAGCGCCGAGGGAACGGCCAATCCCCAAACCCAACGGCGCATTGAAGTCAAAATTCTTCCCTATTCCTAA
- a CDS encoding DGQHR domain-containing protein — MKLDKQQRQTLTQLLDFYLNSDDRLLVQKTEMGETAAFVSSVTLQWVHRHIGFASELPLFQQQLDPQTQDVERSAQTINEILQRPLDWSRQAPLAQYIAIRENHKFPALLVVVSPDWVDDPDAPQWDQNQRAKQSAVDFTALDAKKTVGVLEISPSSSMFALDGQHRLMGIQGLMELLETGRLPQYSKVKKPVGSEITLEDLVGEYHVTRRQLQNVATEKIGIEFLPAVAKGETRDEARQRIRSIFVHANLMAVKLSKGQLALLDEDDGFSIVSRQIAVTHPLLREEIGRNPRMNWDSATVAAKSTVLTTLQALKDMVQVYLEPKFLHWHSPKPGLIPLRPDTQELQEGMEAVAQLFDYLMELPSYQKLQQGWETPTLRRFYFEKPGGEGNILFRPVGQVAVAKALGNLVYRQQFSLEEILAKLRRYDEKGGFSRIENPASVWYGVLYDPNKGRIRVAGRELASKLLMYILGGVRDRLEKAEIRTALAKARTFEDKTINFAGRWVHPREVGLPKKM; from the coding sequence TTGAAACTAGACAAGCAACAGCGACAAACCCTGACCCAACTTCTCGACTTTTATCTCAACAGCGATGACCGGCTTTTGGTGCAAAAAACGGAAATGGGAGAAACCGCAGCCTTTGTGAGTTCGGTCACCTTACAGTGGGTTCATCGCCACATTGGCTTTGCTTCCGAATTGCCTTTATTTCAACAACAGCTAGACCCGCAAACCCAAGATGTGGAACGCAGCGCGCAAACCATCAACGAAATTTTGCAACGTCCTCTCGATTGGTCGCGCCAAGCGCCGCTAGCGCAATATATTGCGATTCGGGAAAATCATAAATTTCCGGCATTGCTGGTGGTGGTGTCGCCAGATTGGGTAGATGACCCAGATGCGCCGCAGTGGGATCAAAACCAACGCGCCAAACAATCAGCTGTGGATTTTACGGCATTGGATGCGAAGAAAACGGTGGGAGTTTTAGAGATTTCCCCATCTAGTTCCATGTTTGCTTTAGACGGACAACATCGTCTGATGGGAATCCAAGGATTGATGGAATTGTTGGAAACTGGCAGGTTGCCACAGTATAGCAAAGTCAAAAAACCGGTTGGCAGCGAAATTACCCTTGAAGATTTGGTGGGAGAGTATCATGTCACTCGCCGCCAGCTGCAAAATGTAGCTACAGAAAAAATTGGGATTGAATTTCTGCCAGCAGTAGCAAAAGGGGAAACTCGCGACGAAGCTAGGCAACGAATTCGGTCGATTTTTGTCCATGCCAATTTAATGGCGGTGAAGCTAAGTAAAGGACAGCTAGCGTTGCTGGATGAAGATGATGGGTTTTCTATTGTTAGCCGTCAGATTGCAGTGACCCATCCCTTACTGCGGGAGGAAATAGGACGTAATCCGCGAATGAATTGGGATAGCGCTACAGTGGCTGCCAAATCGACGGTTTTAACTACACTACAGGCACTGAAGGATATGGTGCAAGTATATTTAGAACCTAAGTTTCTCCACTGGCATTCTCCCAAACCAGGATTGATTCCCTTGCGTCCAGACACGCAAGAATTACAGGAAGGGATGGAAGCGGTAGCGCAACTGTTCGATTATCTCATGGAGTTGCCAAGCTATCAGAAATTGCAGCAAGGTTGGGAAACGCCGACGTTGCGTCGTTTTTATTTTGAAAAGCCAGGCGGCGAGGGCAACATTTTGTTTCGACCTGTGGGTCAGGTGGCGGTAGCGAAGGCTTTGGGAAATTTGGTTTATCGGCAACAGTTTTCTTTGGAGGAGATTTTGGCGAAATTGCGCCGCTACGACGAGAAGGGGGGATTCAGCCGTATAGAAAATCCTGCTTCTGTGTGGTACGGTGTTTTATACGACCCTAACAAAGGAAGAATTCGAGTGGCAGGACGGGAGTTGGCTAGCAAACTCCTGATGTATATTTTAGGGGGCGTTCGCGATCGCTTAGAGAAAGCAGAAATCCGGACGGCTTTGGCAAAAGCGAGAACTTTTGAAGATAAAACCATTAATTTTGCCGGACGTTGGGTGCATCCTAGAGAAGTAGGATTGCCGAAAAAAATGTAG
- a CDS encoding class I SAM-dependent methyltransferase encodes MKSQLEPWLQHCTSCDLWVSSLSPSADLTSNNSDLLQENQRRDALKYLRQANFRTIFDILNRFLPIRNKKILDVGCAYGWFLEIATAKGAIATGVEPETEVANLGKQQGWDIRLGYFPDCLGEEEKFHAIAFNDAFEHFPDCHQVLKQCHQFLIPGGFLILNLPNSNGFFYRLASLLAKLGIKKPLHRLWQKDYPSPHLFYFNASNLHKLATQHGFYLLHSQSLPTLHLSGLWSRLRMDKRTSRLTAAFLYLAILFVYPILSILAPADILLQIYQKQE; translated from the coding sequence ATGAAATCGCAGCTAGAACCTTGGCTGCAACATTGTACGAGTTGCGATTTGTGGGTATCTTCCCTTTCCCCCAGCGCCGACCTAACTTCTAACAACAGCGACCTTTTACAAGAAAACCAACGTCGCGACGCCTTAAAATACCTACGACAGGCCAACTTCCGAACCATATTCGATATCCTGAATCGCTTTTTACCGATTCGCAACAAAAAAATTCTCGATGTGGGTTGTGCCTACGGTTGGTTTTTAGAAATTGCCACCGCCAAAGGTGCGATTGCCACCGGCGTCGAACCAGAAACTGAAGTTGCCAATCTGGGAAAACAGCAAGGATGGGATATTCGTCTTGGCTATTTTCCCGACTGTCTGGGAGAAGAGGAAAAATTTCACGCCATTGCCTTTAACGACGCCTTTGAACATTTTCCCGACTGCCACCAAGTTTTAAAACAATGCCACCAATTCCTCATTCCCGGTGGCTTTCTGATTCTTAACCTTCCCAACAGCAACGGATTTTTCTACCGCCTTGCTAGCTTGCTAGCCAAATTGGGAATCAAAAAACCATTACATCGCCTATGGCAAAAAGATTATCCCAGTCCGCACTTATTTTATTTTAACGCTAGCAATTTACACAAACTAGCTACCCAACATGGATTTTACTTATTGCACAGTCAAAGTTTGCCTACACTGCATTTATCAGGACTTTGGTCGCGATTGCGTATGGACAAACGAACGTCGCGCCTGACAGCAGCTTTTCTATATCTTGCTATTCTTTTCGTCTATCCGATACTCTCTATACTAGCCCCCGCCGATATCCTTTTGCAAATTTATCAAAAACAGGAATAG
- the dndD gene encoding DNA sulfur modification protein DndD gives MRFTELVLNNFGPYLGYQTINLRPEDDKTPPPIVLFGGMNGGGKTTLMDAIRLALYGPRAQCSTRGNLSYSDFLSQCVHNQTPPTEKTRIELAFEHVVGDRFVEHRIVRTWGKNPKDGKDQLGILEDDWKDEGLTETWDEYIETLLPLGISNLFLFDGEQVKELAEQDEPPPLVFDAIQSLLGLELADRLAVDLDVLVSRKRKELANKQQLTNLEDLEQNLQTKQSEYEAAEQEVKTCQQALEKARSHHQATKEKLMKEGGEIAGQRNQLEAEIQNIESEMQTQRDRLREIAADSLPLKLISPLLQDAKHQGEQENQWQEYTIARDILHSRDQRLLDYLQTLDVSESNLLAIQKFLESDRHQLDIENDPDKEIWLHADTTAIEQIGNLLDYQLPSLQQRAQECLQKLTDLEQQKTAKERQLAAAASPETYQQLVDAVSDASAKLKQAEHQYQDAEHRCQEIADAIAKLKKQLQRYSEEYIDRENANHIIQSSARVKQTLQRFKERLTLKKLNKLETEVTECFRYLLHKSDLVHRVVIDTQTYSLSLYDSQGNPVPKHRLSAGEKQLLAISFLWGLARVSGHQLPIAIDTPLGRLDSSHRQNLVERYFPAASHQVILLSTDTEIAETEVNTLRQQKAIAHEYLLEYNAKQRQTTVKPGYFF, from the coding sequence GTGCGATTTACCGAACTCGTTCTGAACAATTTTGGTCCCTATCTCGGCTACCAAACAATAAATTTACGTCCGGAAGATGATAAAACTCCGCCGCCGATTGTTTTATTTGGCGGTATGAATGGGGGTGGGAAAACAACTCTAATGGATGCTATTCGCCTGGCATTGTACGGACCGCGCGCGCAGTGTTCTACGCGGGGAAATTTAAGCTATTCCGATTTTCTATCGCAATGCGTTCACAATCAAACACCGCCAACTGAAAAAACGCGCATTGAGTTAGCATTTGAACATGTGGTTGGCGATCGCTTTGTCGAACATCGCATCGTTCGTACTTGGGGAAAAAATCCCAAAGATGGCAAAGACCAGTTGGGAATTTTAGAAGACGATTGGAAAGATGAAGGACTAACGGAAACCTGGGACGAGTATATCGAAACTTTACTGCCTTTGGGAATTTCCAATTTATTTCTATTTGACGGCGAACAGGTCAAGGAACTGGCAGAACAAGACGAACCACCGCCTTTGGTCTTTGATGCCATTCAATCTTTGTTAGGATTGGAACTAGCCGATCGTTTGGCAGTAGATTTGGATGTTCTCGTTAGCCGCAAGCGCAAAGAACTGGCGAACAAACAGCAACTGACCAATTTAGAAGACCTAGAACAAAATCTCCAAACCAAACAATCCGAATACGAAGCCGCCGAACAAGAAGTCAAGACCTGCCAACAAGCCTTAGAAAAAGCGCGATCGCACCATCAAGCAACCAAAGAAAAATTAATGAAAGAAGGCGGGGAAATTGCCGGTCAGCGCAACCAACTAGAAGCGGAAATTCAAAACATAGAAAGCGAAATGCAAACGCAACGCGATCGCTTGCGGGAAATTGCTGCCGATTCCTTGCCTTTAAAATTGATATCTCCCCTATTACAAGATGCCAAACATCAAGGAGAACAAGAAAACCAGTGGCAAGAATATACCATCGCCCGAGATATTTTACATTCTAGGGACCAACGTCTGTTAGACTATTTACAAACCCTCGATGTATCCGAATCCAACTTACTCGCCATCCAAAAATTTCTCGAAAGCGATCGCCACCAGTTGGATATCGAAAACGACCCCGACAAAGAAATTTGGCTGCATGCCGATACCACAGCCATCGAACAAATCGGCAATTTACTGGATTACCAACTACCCTCCCTGCAACAACGCGCGCAGGAATGCCTGCAAAAATTAACCGACCTGGAACAGCAAAAAACCGCCAAAGAACGACAGCTAGCCGCCGCCGCCTCCCCAGAAACTTACCAACAACTGGTGGATGCCGTTAGCGATGCCAGTGCTAAACTAAAACAAGCGGAACATCAATACCAAGATGCAGAACACCGCTGCCAAGAAATTGCCGACGCGATCGCCAAACTCAAAAAACAGCTACAACGCTACAGTGAAGAATATATCGACCGGGAAAACGCCAACCACATTATCCAATCTTCCGCCAGAGTCAAACAAACCCTGCAACGGTTTAAAGAACGCCTCACCTTAAAAAAACTTAACAAACTGGAAACCGAAGTCACCGAATGTTTCCGCTACCTGCTGCATAAATCCGACCTGGTTCACCGCGTCGTTATTGATACCCAAACCTACAGCCTGTCTCTCTACGACTCGCAAGGCAACCCCGTTCCCAAACATCGCCTCTCCGCCGGAGAAAAACAACTCCTTGCCATATCCTTTTTGTGGGGATTGGCGAGAGTTTCCGGTCACCAACTTCCCATCGCCATCGATACGCCACTGGGTCGTTTGGATTCTTCCCACCGGCAAAACTTGGTGGAACGCTATTTTCCCGCCGCCAGCCACCAGGTCATTCTCCTGTCTACCGATACCGAAATTGCCGAAACAGAAGTAAATACCCTACGCCAGCAAAAAGCGATCGCGCACGAATACCTTCTAGAGTACAATGCCAAACAGCGCCAAACAACCGTCAAACCCGGTTATTTTTTCTAG
- a CDS encoding CHAT domain-containing protein, whose amino-acid sequence MAGAQSPLISLWQVSNEGTKELMTHYCQHLLVNQGRFF is encoded by the coding sequence ATGGCTGGCGCGCAAAGTCCGCTAATCAGCCTGTGGCAAGTCAGCAATGAAGGAACCAAAGAACTCATGACCCACTACTGCCAGCATTTGCTCGTCAACCAAGGACGTTTTTTTTAA